Proteins encoded in a region of the Scrofimicrobium sp. R131 genome:
- a CDS encoding ATP-dependent DNA helicase RecG → MKQPLETPAANFDPLAVPVKLRVTPAAARHLASLGIETVGDALNYAPRRYYHWGRLTALSQLNEGEEITVLAQVISARLVHNRSGKGVRFLVGITDGSSELTVTFFARNEYALTHHQRLLQPGETFLFAGKVSEYQGNLQLVQPSFEEIEADSEQSVERRRGRPIPIYRAKASVPSWKIAGLIDQIMATVNWEQVPDPLADPDGGLGQRHSLLSLSRAYQLLHQPEDDTDWQNARRTLAWVEALTLQTSLLQPRVQADLAGTHRSRPLVPGQGEELVERLIRGLPFQLTGGQLQAWQQISSDLEGTSPMQRLLQADVGAGKTVVALLAMLRAVENGQQAALLAPTEVLATQHLASIQRLLDLAQVEVPLHLLTGSQPASARENTLMHLAGGEPSLVVGTHALIQDGVEIPNLSVLVVDEQHRFGVSQREHLRQGRDPRPHLLVMTATPIPRTIALTVFGDLDVTAMRELPAGRTPVQTHRVPQENPVWMARLWQRAREEIAAGGRVYVVVPRIADEAEPAAPGVPLPSVDAVAAQLRAEPALAGIEVGIAHGQAKPEENARALERFARGEAPILVATTVVEVGVDVPEATMMVIWGAQQFGLSQLHQLRGRVGRSDRPSVCMLVHPVALNELAEARLQALVEHSDGFALAEADLRLRQEGDVLGVVQSGGRSSLRFLSVRRDGAIIAAARTEAERILAEDPQLEQHSGLAREVDRVRGDQVRWLASS, encoded by the coding sequence GTGAAACAGCCACTGGAAACCCCCGCGGCCAACTTCGATCCGCTGGCAGTTCCCGTCAAACTGCGGGTCACGCCCGCCGCCGCCCGGCATCTGGCCAGCCTGGGCATTGAGACGGTGGGGGACGCCCTCAACTACGCTCCGCGCCGGTACTACCACTGGGGGAGACTGACGGCGCTGTCACAGCTGAACGAGGGGGAAGAGATCACCGTCTTGGCCCAGGTGATCTCCGCCCGGTTGGTCCACAACCGCTCCGGCAAGGGGGTCAGGTTCCTGGTCGGCATCACCGACGGATCCTCGGAACTGACCGTGACTTTCTTTGCCCGCAACGAGTACGCGCTCACCCACCACCAGCGGCTCCTGCAACCGGGGGAGACCTTCCTGTTTGCGGGCAAGGTCAGCGAGTACCAGGGGAACCTGCAACTGGTCCAGCCCTCCTTTGAAGAGATTGAGGCGGACAGTGAGCAGTCGGTGGAGCGCCGCCGCGGACGCCCGATCCCCATCTACCGGGCCAAGGCGTCGGTGCCGTCCTGGAAGATCGCGGGGCTGATCGACCAGATTATGGCCACCGTCAACTGGGAGCAGGTGCCCGACCCGCTGGCAGACCCGGACGGGGGACTTGGCCAGCGCCACTCACTCCTCAGTTTGTCCCGCGCCTATCAGTTGCTGCACCAGCCCGAAGACGACACCGACTGGCAAAATGCGCGGCGCACGCTGGCCTGGGTGGAGGCGCTCACCCTGCAGACCAGCCTGCTGCAGCCGCGGGTCCAGGCCGACCTGGCGGGCACCCACCGGTCCCGCCCCCTGGTTCCCGGTCAGGGCGAAGAGCTGGTGGAACGCTTGATCCGGGGCCTGCCGTTCCAGCTGACCGGCGGTCAGCTGCAAGCCTGGCAGCAGATCAGCTCGGACCTGGAGGGAACCTCTCCGATGCAGCGCCTGCTCCAGGCGGACGTGGGTGCCGGGAAAACCGTGGTGGCGTTGCTGGCAATGCTCCGGGCGGTCGAGAACGGGCAGCAGGCCGCACTGCTGGCCCCCACCGAGGTGTTGGCCACCCAGCATTTGGCGTCAATTCAACGATTGCTTGACCTAGCCCAGGTTGAGGTGCCACTCCATCTGCTCACCGGCAGCCAACCCGCCTCGGCGCGAGAGAACACCCTGATGCACCTGGCCGGGGGTGAGCCCAGCCTGGTGGTGGGCACGCACGCGCTAATCCAGGACGGGGTGGAGATCCCCAACCTGTCCGTCCTGGTGGTGGATGAGCAGCACCGCTTCGGCGTGTCCCAGCGTGAGCACCTGCGTCAGGGGCGGGATCCGCGGCCCCACCTGCTGGTGATGACTGCCACCCCGATTCCCCGGACGATCGCCCTGACCGTGTTTGGCGATCTGGACGTGACCGCCATGCGGGAATTGCCGGCGGGACGAACCCCGGTCCAAACCCACCGGGTGCCGCAGGAAAACCCGGTGTGGATGGCCCGGCTTTGGCAGCGGGCCCGGGAAGAAATTGCCGCGGGGGGTCGCGTCTACGTGGTGGTTCCGCGAATTGCCGACGAGGCGGAGCCGGCCGCCCCCGGGGTCCCCCTGCCCAGCGTGGACGCGGTGGCAGCCCAGCTCCGGGCCGAGCCGGCGTTGGCCGGGATCGAAGTTGGCATCGCGCACGGCCAGGCCAAACCGGAGGAGAACGCCCGGGCCCTGGAGCGGTTTGCCCGCGGTGAAGCCCCAATTTTGGTGGCCACCACCGTGGTTGAGGTGGGGGTGGACGTGCCCGAAGCCACCATGATGGTCATCTGGGGGGCTCAGCAGTTCGGCCTCAGTCAGCTGCACCAGCTGCGGGGACGGGTGGGGCGCTCCGATCGGCCCTCCGTCTGCATGCTGGTCCATCCGGTCGCCCTCAACGAGCTGGCGGAGGCGCGTCTACAGGCCCTGGTGGAACACAGTGACGGGTTTGCCCTGGCCGAGGCGGACTTGCGGCTGCGCCAGGAGGGGGACGTGCTCGGGGTGGTTCAGTCCGGGGGCCGATCGAGCCTCCGGTTCCTTTCCGTGCGCCGCGACGGAGCCATCATTGCTGCCGCCCGGACCGAAGCGGAGCGAATCTTGGCCGAAGATCCCCAACTGGAGCAGCATTCGGGATTGGCCCGGGAGGTGGACCGGGTCCGCGGCGACCAGGTGCGCTGGCTGGCCAGCAGTTAG
- the rpmB gene encoding 50S ribosomal protein L28 gives MSSVCDVCGKGPMFGKSVSHSHVRTNRRFNPNIQRVRAVVNGTTKQINACTKCIKSDRIVRPA, from the coding sequence ATGTCTTCGGTATGCGATGTCTGCGGTAAGGGACCGATGTTCGGCAAGAGTGTTTCGCACTCCCACGTCCGCACCAATCGTCGTTTCAACCCGAACATCCAGCGGGTCCGCGCGGTGGTAAATGGCACCACCAAGCAGATCAACGCTTGCACCAAGTGCATCAAGAGCGATCGGATCGTTCGCCCCGCCTAA
- a CDS encoding thiamine-phosphate kinase, with product MKLSDLTEGQIIASFQGLIPRGNFTDLGSGDDCAVVRAPGGRFVVTTDVLVAGQHFRLDWSSPEQIGARAAAQNLADIAAMGAEPTALVVSLVLPGDLELDWLTRMVAGMAGEVRPTGAGIVGGDLAVGDQLVIAVTAHGHVGERPITRAGARPGDTVAVVGTLGRSAAGLAALSRGLVAPELVGSAIPETFREAVSTYRVPKPPLRAGRLAAERGATAMMDVSDGLVLDATRLAEASGVHIDLSATALGPDRLALSAAGEALGTDPMTWVLTGGEDHALLVTFPAHVLVTDPFRAIGTVGAIGVDPSLGPRVTLEGRPITGGWDHFHQS from the coding sequence ATGAAGCTTAGTGACCTCACCGAAGGACAGATCATTGCGAGTTTCCAGGGGCTGATCCCGCGCGGCAACTTCACCGACCTGGGTTCTGGGGATGACTGCGCTGTCGTCCGCGCCCCCGGGGGAAGGTTCGTGGTCACCACCGACGTGCTGGTCGCGGGGCAGCATTTCCGGCTGGACTGGTCCTCGCCCGAGCAGATCGGGGCCCGCGCTGCCGCGCAAAACCTAGCTGACATTGCGGCCATGGGCGCCGAGCCAACCGCGCTGGTGGTCTCCCTGGTGCTGCCCGGCGACCTGGAACTGGACTGGCTGACCCGGATGGTGGCGGGGATGGCCGGTGAGGTGCGCCCGACCGGGGCCGGAATCGTCGGCGGAGATTTGGCGGTGGGCGACCAGTTGGTGATTGCCGTGACCGCTCACGGACACGTGGGGGAGCGGCCGATCACCCGAGCGGGAGCTCGCCCCGGCGACACGGTGGCGGTGGTGGGAACCCTGGGCCGTTCCGCCGCGGGGCTGGCCGCCCTCAGCCGGGGCCTGGTGGCTCCGGAACTGGTGGGCAGCGCCATCCCGGAAACGTTCCGCGAAGCCGTCTCCACCTACCGGGTGCCAAAACCGCCGCTGCGGGCCGGCCGACTCGCCGCTGAACGCGGAGCCACCGCGATGATGGATGTTTCCGACGGGCTGGTGCTGGACGCGACCCGCCTGGCGGAAGCCTCCGGGGTCCACATTGACCTGTCCGCCACAGCCCTTGGACCGGATCGTCTGGCACTGAGCGCCGCCGGAGAGGCGCTTGGCACCGACCCGATGACCTGGGTGCTGACCGGCGGGGAGGACCACGCACTGCTGGTCACCTTCCCCGCCCACGTGCTGGTGACCGATCCGTTCCGCGCCATCGGCACTGTCGGGGCGATCGGGGTCGACCCGAGTCTCGGTCCGCGCGTCACCCTGGAGGGCCGGCCCATCACCGGCGGCTGGGACCACTTCCACCAGTCCTGA
- a CDS encoding RNA methyltransferase has protein sequence MSERLPVLANPRSDRMRTVASLGRRSFRLRKGLLRVEGPQAVRELLRFRPDHVTDVYATETAQARSADVWQQAREVTRWHHEVSDEVAEAVAPDAQGIFAVAHLAAVGGDPYQAELERPLVVLPSTQDPGNAGVIIRSADAFGAGGVITCVGTVDLTSPKVIRSSAGSIFHLPLAQGQDFAEALARLRADGRQILGTSGADGAIEAGTLDLSRPHAWLMGNEAQGLSAGEAAACDQLVRIDMTGAAESLNVGVASGICLYLSQLARST, from the coding sequence ATGAGCGAGCGCCTTCCCGTGCTGGCCAACCCCCGCTCCGATCGGATGCGGACGGTGGCTTCGCTGGGGAGGCGCTCGTTTCGTCTGCGCAAGGGCCTGCTGCGGGTCGAAGGCCCCCAGGCCGTGCGGGAACTGCTGCGGTTCCGCCCCGATCACGTGACCGACGTCTACGCCACCGAGACGGCCCAGGCCCGCTCGGCCGACGTCTGGCAGCAGGCCCGGGAGGTCACCCGCTGGCACCACGAGGTCAGCGACGAGGTGGCCGAGGCGGTGGCTCCGGACGCTCAGGGAATCTTCGCGGTGGCGCATCTGGCCGCCGTTGGGGGCGACCCCTACCAGGCAGAGCTGGAGCGACCCCTGGTGGTGCTGCCCAGCACCCAGGATCCGGGTAACGCCGGGGTCATCATTCGCAGCGCTGACGCGTTTGGGGCGGGCGGCGTGATTACCTGCGTGGGGACGGTGGACCTGACCAGTCCGAAGGTGATCCGCTCCTCAGCCGGTTCCATCTTTCACCTGCCGCTGGCCCAGGGGCAGGACTTTGCCGAGGCGCTGGCTCGGCTGCGCGCCGACGGGCGCCAAATTCTGGGCACCAGCGGCGCCGACGGGGCGATCGAGGCGGGAACGCTGGATCTGAGTCGCCCGCACGCCTGGCTGATGGGCAACGAAGCCCAAGGGTTGTCCGCCGGCGAGGCGGCCGCCTGCGACCAACTGGTCCGGATCGACATGACCGGCGCTGCCGAATCGCTTAATGTGGGGGTAGCCTCGGGGATCTGCCTCTACCTGTCTCAGCTGGCTCGCTCCACCTAG
- the rplT gene encoding 50S ribosomal protein L20 yields the protein MARVKRSVNAKKKRRVVLEQASGYRGQRSRLYRKAKEQVTHSMVYSYRDRRNKKRDFRRLWIQRINAASRANGLTYNRFIQGLNLAGVEVDRRMLADLAVNDPQVFAALVAQAKAALPADVNAAKTA from the coding sequence ATGGCACGAGTGAAACGTTCTGTAAACGCTAAGAAGAAGCGTCGCGTCGTTCTAGAGCAGGCCTCCGGTTACCGGGGCCAGCGCTCCCGTCTGTACCGCAAGGCCAAGGAGCAGGTCACCCACTCGATGGTGTACTCCTACCGGGATCGTCGCAATAAGAAGCGCGATTTCCGCCGCCTGTGGATCCAGCGGATCAACGCTGCCTCCCGCGCGAACGGTCTGACCTACAACCGCTTCATCCAGGGCCTGAACCTGGCTGGAGTCGAGGTGGACCGGCGGATGCTGGCCGACCTGGCCGTCAACGACCCGCAGGTCTTTGCCGCGCTGGTAGCGCAGGCCAAGGCTGCCCTGCCGGCTGACGTCAACGCCGCCAAGACTGCCTAG
- the rpmI gene encoding 50S ribosomal protein L35 — translation MPKNKTHSGAKKRFRTTGSGKLMREKAGKRHLLEHKSSRRKRRLSGDTTVARPDLKEVRQLLGK, via the coding sequence ATGCCGAAGAACAAGACCCACTCGGGAGCCAAGAAGCGTTTCCGTACCACCGGATCCGGAAAGCTCATGCGGGAGAAGGCGGGCAAGCGCCACCTCCTGGAGCACAAGTCCAGCCGTCGGAAGCGTCGGCTCAGCGGTGACACCACGGTAGCGCGACCGGACCTCAAAGAGGTTCGTCAGCTGCTCGGCAAGTAA
- the infC gene encoding translation initiation factor IF-3 codes for MGTKAFLCLKRERKETPISDPRINDRIRVPEVRLVGPGGEQVGVVRVEDALRLAEEAGLDLVEVAPDARPPVAKLMDYGKAKYEAAQKARDARRNQANTQLKEIRFRLKIDDHDFEVKKGHVVRFLNQGDKVKVMIMFRGREQSRPEAGIRLLQRLAEEVGELATVESLPRQDGRNMTMVLAPTRRKSDALTDQRARRQAERDARRQKHEERAQKDAQRKNQS; via the coding sequence ATGGGCACGAAGGCTTTTTTGTGTCTGAAGAGGGAAAGGAAGGAGACCCCCATCAGCGATCCGCGAATTAATGACCGCATCCGCGTCCCCGAAGTGAGACTTGTGGGCCCCGGCGGCGAACAGGTTGGTGTTGTCCGAGTTGAGGACGCACTCCGCCTGGCTGAAGAGGCCGGTCTTGACCTGGTGGAGGTGGCTCCAGACGCGCGCCCACCGGTGGCAAAGCTGATGGACTATGGGAAAGCTAAGTACGAGGCCGCACAGAAGGCACGCGATGCGCGCCGGAACCAGGCCAACACTCAGCTGAAGGAAATTCGTTTCCGCCTCAAGATTGACGATCACGACTTTGAGGTGAAAAAGGGACACGTAGTGCGGTTCTTGAACCAGGGGGACAAGGTCAAAGTAATGATCATGTTCCGCGGTCGGGAACAGTCGCGCCCCGAAGCGGGAATCCGCCTGCTGCAACGTCTCGCGGAAGAGGTGGGGGAACTGGCCACAGTTGAGTCCCTGCCCCGTCAGGACGGACGCAACATGACCATGGTGCTCGCCCCGACCCGTCGCAAGTCCGACGCCCTGACCGATCAGCGAGCTCGACGCCAAGCTGAACGCGACGCCCGGCGTCAGAAGCACGAAGAACGGGCACAAAAAGACGCCCAACGTAAAAACCAGAGCTAA
- a CDS encoding SseB family protein produces MPSALNPDKFARLARRLASRPDRSDHGQLLPALGAALEVEELGDRLARVVAALGSERLIVPVPVEAHPDQAGGEHRPQDLDPDSQIPLATDERDGVTAIAVFSSAEALRHWDREARPLALTSQKVAITAIATGVPRLRLDPADQSLLLGRPAVEALAAGDRWLPGWEDESLRAHLSARAAELAPWASFVSVTLRPNPTGLTVEVSAAPREGHRRVREDFAALLAQLGQDPRLGAAAESVEFNPRLVHLA; encoded by the coding sequence GTGCCTTCTGCCCTGAACCCGGATAAGTTTGCCCGCCTGGCCCGTCGCCTCGCCTCCCGCCCCGACCGCTCCGACCACGGTCAGCTGCTCCCGGCCCTCGGGGCTGCCCTGGAGGTGGAGGAACTTGGTGACCGCCTCGCCCGGGTGGTGGCGGCCCTCGGCAGTGAACGCCTAATTGTGCCGGTCCCGGTGGAGGCCCACCCGGATCAGGCCGGCGGCGAGCACCGCCCGCAGGACCTGGATCCGGACTCTCAGATTCCCCTGGCCACCGACGAGCGAGACGGAGTCACCGCCATCGCGGTCTTTTCTTCGGCGGAGGCCCTGCGCCACTGGGACCGCGAGGCCCGGCCGTTGGCGCTGACCAGCCAGAAGGTGGCGATCACCGCGATTGCGACCGGGGTCCCCAGGTTGCGCCTGGACCCGGCCGATCAGTCCCTGCTGCTCGGCCGGCCGGCGGTGGAGGCATTAGCGGCGGGTGACCGGTGGCTGCCGGGTTGGGAGGACGAGTCGCTGCGGGCCCACCTGTCGGCGCGGGCCGCCGAGCTGGCTCCCTGGGCCAGTTTCGTCTCGGTCACCCTGCGGCCCAACCCCACCGGGCTGACGGTGGAGGTGAGCGCCGCCCCCCGGGAGGGTCACCGGCGGGTGCGGGAGGACTTCGCGGCCCTGCTGGCACAGCTGGGGCAAGACCCGCGCCTGGGAGCGGCCGCCGAAAGCGTCGAGTTCAACCCCCGCCTCGTCCACCTGGCGTAA
- the priA gene encoding bifunctional 1-(5-phosphoribosyl)-5-((5-phosphoribosylamino)methylideneamino)imidazole-4-carboxamide isomerase/phosphoribosylanthranilate isomerase PriA: protein MLTLLPAIDVVDGQAVRLRQGEAGSETVYGAPVEVAADFVAAGAQWIHLVDLDAAFGRGSNLDLLRQIIAQVPINVELSGGIRDQASLEAALECGARRVNLGTAALEDPEWTERAIAQFGDRVAVGLDVRGETLAARGWTREGGNLWEVLARLDAAGCARYVVTDVERDGMLSGPNVELLRAVCARTDAPVIASGGVSSLEDLRTLRGLVGDGVEGAIVGKALYAGAFTLAEALAVAE, encoded by the coding sequence ATGCTGACGCTACTTCCCGCCATTGATGTCGTCGACGGCCAGGCCGTCCGCCTGCGCCAAGGTGAGGCCGGCTCGGAAACGGTCTACGGCGCCCCGGTTGAGGTGGCGGCCGACTTCGTCGCGGCCGGAGCCCAGTGGATCCACCTGGTGGACCTGGACGCTGCCTTTGGGCGCGGCTCCAATCTGGACCTGCTGCGCCAGATTATCGCGCAGGTGCCGATCAACGTGGAGCTGTCGGGGGGCATTCGGGATCAGGCCTCGCTGGAGGCTGCCCTGGAGTGCGGCGCCCGGCGGGTAAACCTGGGCACGGCCGCCCTGGAGGACCCGGAGTGGACCGAGCGGGCCATCGCCCAGTTCGGTGACCGGGTGGCGGTCGGCCTCGACGTGCGCGGGGAGACTCTGGCCGCGCGCGGCTGGACCCGGGAGGGGGGCAACCTCTGGGAGGTGCTGGCCCGCCTGGATGCGGCCGGGTGTGCGCGCTACGTGGTCACCGACGTGGAGCGGGACGGGATGCTGTCCGGCCCCAACGTGGAACTGCTGCGGGCCGTGTGCGCCCGAACTGACGCTCCCGTGATCGCTTCGGGCGGCGTCTCCAGCCTGGAGGACCTGCGGACCCTGCGGGGTCTGGTTGGCGACGGGGTCGAGGGCGCCATCGTGGGGAAGGCGCTGTACGCGGGCGCGTTCACCCTGGCCGAGGCACTCGCGGTGGCGGAGTAG
- the hisH gene encoding imidazole glycerol phosphate synthase subunit HisH, which yields MSAPNIAVFDYGAGNVYSAVHALSRVGADAHLTQDPAELAQADGVLVPGVGAFGYVADRFRARGGERWLRSALEVGQPVLGVCVGMQILFEDSTELGEHRGLGALSGTVDRLPAPRLPHIGWASVVAPAQTQLLSGLDGAYFYFVHSYARLAGTPVTNLVHPDLPVAVAELSYGAPFAAAVESGSLWGTQFHPEKSGEPGLALLENWLRQISN from the coding sequence GTGAGCGCACCCAACATTGCCGTCTTTGACTACGGCGCCGGCAACGTCTACTCCGCGGTTCACGCCCTGAGCCGGGTGGGGGCCGACGCGCACCTGACGCAGGATCCGGCCGAACTTGCCCAGGCCGACGGGGTGCTGGTGCCCGGGGTGGGCGCTTTTGGCTACGTGGCCGACCGGTTCCGGGCCCGTGGCGGCGAGCGGTGGCTCCGCTCCGCCCTGGAGGTGGGCCAGCCGGTGCTGGGCGTGTGCGTGGGGATGCAAATCCTGTTTGAGGACTCAACCGAGCTGGGGGAGCACCGGGGACTGGGCGCCCTCTCGGGCACGGTGGACCGGCTCCCGGCCCCGCGGCTACCCCACATCGGGTGGGCCTCGGTGGTGGCCCCGGCACAAACTCAGCTGCTGTCCGGTCTGGACGGAGCCTACTTCTACTTTGTGCACTCCTACGCCCGCCTGGCTGGCACCCCGGTGACCAACCTGGTGCACCCGGACCTGCCGGTGGCCGTCGCCGAACTGTCCTACGGGGCCCCCTTTGCGGCCGCGGTCGAATCAGGCAGCCTGTGGGGCACCCAGTTCCACCCGGAAAAGTCCGGCGAACCGGGACTGGCCCTGCTGGAAAACTGGCTGCGCCAAATCAGCAACTAA
- the hisB gene encoding imidazoleglycerol-phosphate dehydratase HisB, translating into MTEPRLATAHRETSESTVSVRVNLDGTGRPQIDTGVPFYDHMLTALSRHSLIDLDVKSVGDTHIDVHHTVEDTAIVLGQALAAALGDKRGIRRYGTGFAPLDEALARAVVDLAGRPYVVCQGEPAGQEYHLIGGHFTGSMTRHVFESFAFNAGICLHVELLSGRDPHHIVEAQFKALALALREAVALDPRVSGVPSTKGSL; encoded by the coding sequence GTGACCGAGCCGCGCCTAGCCACCGCCCACCGAGAGACGTCCGAATCGACCGTGTCCGTGCGGGTAAACCTGGATGGAACCGGTCGTCCGCAGATCGACACCGGGGTGCCGTTCTACGACCACATGCTCACGGCTCTGAGCCGCCACTCCCTGATCGACCTGGACGTGAAGTCGGTCGGCGACACGCACATTGACGTCCACCACACCGTGGAGGACACCGCGATCGTGCTGGGGCAGGCGCTGGCGGCTGCACTGGGGGACAAGCGGGGGATTCGCCGCTACGGCACCGGGTTTGCCCCGCTGGACGAGGCGTTGGCCCGAGCCGTGGTGGACCTGGCCGGGCGCCCCTACGTGGTGTGCCAGGGTGAGCCGGCCGGGCAGGAGTACCACCTGATCGGGGGACACTTCACCGGCTCGATGACCCGGCACGTGTTCGAGTCGTTCGCGTTCAACGCCGGCATCTGCCTGCACGTGGAGCTCCTGTCGGGGCGGGACCCGCACCACATCGTGGAGGCCCAGTTCAAGGCGTTGGCGTTGGCCCTGCGGGAGGCGGTTGCCCTGGACCCGCGCGTCAGCGGCGTGCCCTCGACCAAGGGAAGTCTGTAG